Proteins co-encoded in one Acanthopagrus latus isolate v.2019 chromosome 10, fAcaLat1.1, whole genome shotgun sequence genomic window:
- the LOC119027514 gene encoding leucine-rich repeat-containing protein 72, which produces MDHLTSGQHGQPGHASSFQWLSFAYQGLTEIPYDTILTQTDTLEVLDLSYNLLEENPALLGQLEKLSTLILDCNNYTSHIKFPYMPSVTALCINKNKINNLPVFVEEIRRKFPNIKILSMMNNEAAPSYFNGGSLTQYKDYRQYVISQIPGLEILDDTEVLEKERAQARKTYRLQQSSHSSRTRRDMPKRHTQKKPNTVRRT; this is translated from the exons ATGGATCATCTCACCTCAGGCCAACACGGTCAGCCCGGCCACGCCTCAAGCTTTCAGTGGCTTTCTTTCGCTTACCAGGGCCTGACAGAGATCCCCTATGACACCATCctaacacagacagacacccTGGAGGTGCTGGACCTCAGCTACAATCTGCTGGAAGA GAACCCGGCTCTGCTGGGTCAGCTGGAGAAGCTGAGCACTCTGATCCTGGACTGTAACAACTACACCTCTCACATCAAGTTCCCCTACATGCCCAGTGTCACCGCCCTGTGCATCAACAAGAACAAGATCAACAACCTGCCCGTGTTCGTGGAAGAAATCCGCCGAAAGTTCCCAAATATAAA GATCCTCAGTATGATGAATAACGAGGCAGCACCCAGCTATTTCAATGGAGGAAGTCTGACCCAGTACAAAGACTACAG ACAGTACGTCATCAGTCAGATCCCAGGCCTGGAGATCCTGGATGACACTGAGGtcctggagaaggagagagccCAGGCTAGAAAAACCTACcggctgcagcagagcagccacagcagcaggacgaggagGGACATgccaaagagacacacacagaaaaagccAAACACTGTCAGAAGAACATAg